The Actinomycetota bacterium genome includes a region encoding these proteins:
- a CDS encoding cystathionine gamma-synthase, whose translation MTGPRRPEHGFETRAIHAGQPPDPATGAVSTPIYQTSTFAQEAVGEHRGYEYSRSANPTRTALEQCLASLEGARHGFAFASGLAATDAVLRTLRPGDHVVIPSDAYGGTWRLVHDVFAPMGMQFDAVDLDDPAALAAAWQPTTRLVWVESPTNPLLAIVDIAAVAKYAHDREARCVVDNTFATPYLQRPLELGADAVVHSTTKYLGGHSDVVGGFVAVLDDELAASIGFLQNAIGAVPAPLDCWLVLRGVKTLAVRMDRHCANARAIVELLDAHPGVDRVLWPGRPGHRGHEIACRQMRDFGGMVSCTLRGGEAAAVAVAAATRVFTLAESLGAVESLIEHPARMTHLSVAGSTNAVDPALLRLSVGIETADDLVADLRAALDSVS comes from the coding sequence GTGACCGGGCCCCGGAGGCCGGAGCACGGCTTCGAGACCCGGGCGATCCACGCGGGTCAGCCGCCCGATCCCGCGACCGGCGCGGTGAGCACGCCGATCTACCAGACCTCGACGTTCGCCCAGGAGGCGGTGGGGGAGCACCGCGGCTACGAGTACTCGCGATCGGCCAACCCGACGCGCACCGCGCTCGAGCAGTGCCTCGCCTCGCTCGAAGGCGCACGTCACGGGTTCGCGTTCGCGAGCGGCCTGGCCGCGACCGACGCCGTGCTGCGCACGCTGCGCCCGGGCGACCACGTCGTCATCCCGAGCGATGCATACGGAGGCACGTGGCGACTCGTGCACGACGTCTTCGCGCCCATGGGCATGCAGTTCGACGCAGTCGACCTCGACGACCCGGCCGCGCTCGCCGCCGCGTGGCAGCCGACCACCCGGCTCGTGTGGGTGGAGTCGCCCACCAACCCGTTGCTCGCCATCGTCGACATCGCGGCGGTGGCGAAATACGCGCACGACAGGGAGGCGCGCTGCGTCGTGGACAACACGTTCGCGACGCCGTACCTGCAGCGACCGCTCGAGCTGGGCGCCGACGCGGTGGTGCACTCCACCACCAAGTACCTGGGCGGCCACTCCGACGTGGTGGGCGGGTTCGTCGCGGTGCTCGACGACGAGCTCGCGGCGTCGATCGGCTTCCTGCAGAACGCAATCGGAGCGGTGCCCGCGCCGCTCGACTGCTGGCTGGTGCTGCGCGGGGTGAAGACGCTCGCGGTGCGGATGGACCGGCACTGCGCGAACGCGCGCGCGATCGTCGAGCTGCTCGACGCGCACCCGGGCGTCGACCGCGTGCTCTGGCCGGGGCGGCCCGGCCACCGCGGGCACGAGATCGCGTGCCGCCAGATGCGCGACTTCGGAGGCATGGTGTCGTGCACCCTGCGAGGCGGCGAAGCCGCCGCGGTCGCGGTCGCGGCCGCCACCCGGGTGTTCACGCTGGCCGAGTCGCTCGGCGCGGTGGAGTCGCTCATCGAGCACCCCGCACGCATGACACACCTGTCGGTGGCAGGGTCGACCAACGCGGTCGACCCTGCGCTGCTGCGCCTGTCGGTCGGCATCGAGACCGCCGACGATCTCGTGGCAGACCTGCGCGCCGCGCTCGACTCGGTGTCGTAG
- a CDS encoding magnesium transporter, with product MSGSAPIYVSRLVRLPLLDAEGVAIGRLDDVVLSPSSPGAPPRVLGFVASVQRRRIFVNANRVGEIDASGIRLSSGTVDLRRFALRPGELLARRDVLDRPSGADVVNDLALQAVTGRYRSWEVAAVSVGPRGLLRRRRAARITPWHEAAALFDVGPEARQVAEFRELHPADMAQRIAGLAPERRRALAEAMDDERLADVLEELPEDEQVRLIESLDIERAADVLEQMEADDAADLLAELPVGERDELLRAMEPEEALPLRRLLEYEGDTAGGLMTPEPVVLGPDTTVAEALARLRDVDLAAALAAQVFVVHPPTETPTGPYIGAVGFQRLLRERPASAIVDCIDDGNEPVLPDLPEAEVAKRLAAYDAVAVAVCDEGGRLVGAVTVDDVLDRVLPEGWRDR from the coding sequence ATGAGCGGGTCGGCACCGATCTACGTGTCACGGCTGGTGCGCCTGCCCCTCCTCGACGCCGAAGGGGTGGCCATCGGGCGCCTCGACGACGTCGTCCTCTCGCCCTCCAGCCCGGGCGCGCCGCCGCGTGTGCTCGGTTTCGTGGCCTCGGTGCAGCGCCGCCGCATCTTCGTGAACGCCAACCGCGTCGGCGAGATCGACGCGTCGGGGATCCGCCTCAGCTCGGGAACGGTCGACCTTCGCCGTTTCGCGCTGCGCCCGGGTGAGCTGCTGGCACGGCGCGACGTGCTCGACCGCCCGTCCGGCGCGGACGTGGTGAACGACCTGGCGCTGCAAGCGGTCACGGGCCGCTACCGATCCTGGGAGGTCGCGGCCGTCTCCGTGGGCCCACGCGGCCTGTTGCGCAGGCGGCGGGCGGCGCGCATCACCCCGTGGCACGAGGCCGCGGCCCTGTTCGACGTGGGGCCCGAGGCCCGCCAGGTGGCCGAGTTCCGTGAGCTCCATCCCGCGGACATGGCGCAACGGATCGCGGGCCTCGCGCCCGAACGGCGGCGGGCGCTCGCCGAGGCGATGGACGACGAGCGTCTGGCCGACGTGCTCGAGGAGCTTCCCGAGGACGAGCAGGTGCGCCTGATCGAGAGCCTCGACATCGAACGGGCGGCCGACGTGCTCGAGCAGATGGAGGCGGACGACGCAGCCGACCTGCTGGCGGAGCTGCCGGTCGGCGAGCGCGACGAGCTCCTGCGGGCCATGGAGCCGGAGGAGGCGCTCCCCCTCCGACGGCTGCTCGAGTACGAGGGCGACACCGCGGGCGGCCTCATGACGCCCGAGCCGGTGGTGCTCGGCCCCGACACGACCGTCGCCGAGGCGCTGGCGCGGCTGCGCGACGTCGACCTCGCCGCCGCCCTCGCCGCCCAGGTCTTCGTGGTGCACCCGCCGACCGAGACGCCCACCGGTCCCTACATCGGCGCGGTGGGCTTCCAGCGCCTGCTACGGGAGCGTCCCGCGTCGGCGATCGTCGACTGCATCGACGACGGCAACGAGCCGGTGCTGCCCGACCTGCCCGAGGCCGAGGTGGCCAAGCGGCTCGCGGCGTACGACGCGGTGGCGGTGGCGGTCTGCGACGAGGGCGGCCGGCTGGTGGGGGCGGTCACGGTCGACGACGTGCTCGACCGGGTGCTGCCCGAGGGTTGGCGGGACCGGTGA
- a CDS encoding DNA-3-methyladenine glycosylase 2 family protein — translation MSEHRSAARSAPLERCIRPPHEVDLRLTLGWLRRGRLDPSMRVGPDGVWRATRTPDGPAAVRLTAEGSEVRVRAWGPGAAWALDAAPELVGCHDTCGGFRPEHPLLRALHRRLPGLRIARSKAVVEAAVPSILEQKVPGREARRSYAGLLRRFGERAPGPAGDAGMLVPPRPAALATAPYWAFHPLGVERRRADTLRRVNAVAPRLEEAVHLPVADAHRRLRAVPGVGAWTAAEVAIVALGDADAVSIGDYHLPHQVSWALTGEPRGDDARMLELLEPYRGHRGRVIRLLEAGGVTAPRFGPRMSRQSIAAL, via the coding sequence GTGAGCGAGCACCGCAGCGCAGCGAGGAGCGCACCCCTCGAGCGGTGCATCCGTCCGCCGCACGAGGTCGACCTCCGCCTCACGCTGGGCTGGTTGCGGCGGGGTCGTCTCGACCCCTCGATGCGCGTCGGGCCGGACGGGGTGTGGCGGGCGACCCGCACACCCGACGGGCCGGCCGCCGTGCGGCTCACCGCCGAGGGGAGCGAGGTGCGGGTGCGCGCGTGGGGACCGGGGGCGGCGTGGGCCCTCGACGCCGCGCCCGAGCTCGTGGGGTGTCACGACACCTGCGGCGGGTTCCGCCCCGAGCATCCTCTACTACGCGCGCTGCACCGGCGCCTGCCCGGCCTGCGCATCGCCCGCTCGAAGGCCGTGGTGGAGGCCGCGGTGCCGTCCATCCTCGAGCAGAAGGTTCCGGGGCGGGAGGCCCGCCGCTCCTACGCCGGCCTGTTGCGGCGGTTCGGTGAACGGGCGCCCGGCCCGGCGGGCGACGCGGGCATGCTCGTCCCGCCCCGCCCGGCGGCGCTCGCGACTGCGCCGTATTGGGCGTTCCACCCCCTCGGCGTGGAGCGCCGCCGGGCCGACACCCTGCGGCGGGTGAACGCGGTGGCACCCCGGCTGGAGGAGGCGGTCCACCTGCCGGTCGCCGACGCCCACCGCCGCCTGCGGGCGGTCCCCGGCGTGGGCGCGTGGACCGCAGCCGAGGTGGCCATCGTCGCCCTGGGCGACGCCGACGCCGTGAGCATCGGCGATTACCACCTGCCGCATCAGGTGTCGTGGGCGCTGACCGGCGAGCCCCGCGGCGACGATGCGCGCATGCTGGAGCTGCTCGAGCCCTATCGCGGGCACCGGGGCCGGGTGATCCGCCTGTTGGAGGCCGGGGGAGTCACCGCCCCGCGCTTCGGACCGCGGATGTCCCGGCAGTCCATCGCCGCTCTCTGA
- a CDS encoding DUF1003 domain-containing protein: MVRRREDLSKPRGGIRFGIHYDPEAFGRFSEAIARLLGTARFLVAQTVLVILWISINVAAARLQWDPYPFILLNLAFSTQAAYAAPLILLAQNRQADRDREEIERDREVNARALADTEFLARELVSIRLALADVVTNHDLERALDRIAARLADVQRETAER; this comes from the coding sequence GTGGTGAGACGGCGGGAGGACCTGTCGAAGCCGCGCGGGGGCATCCGCTTCGGCATCCACTACGACCCCGAGGCCTTCGGTCGATTCTCCGAGGCCATCGCCCGGCTCCTCGGCACCGCCCGCTTCCTCGTCGCCCAGACCGTCCTCGTGATCCTCTGGATCTCGATCAACGTGGCCGCCGCCCGGCTGCAATGGGATCCCTATCCGTTCATCCTGCTCAACCTCGCGTTCTCGACGCAGGCTGCGTACGCGGCGCCGTTGATCCTGCTCGCGCAGAACCGCCAGGCCGATCGCGACCGGGAGGAGATCGAGCGCGATCGCGAGGTCAATGCCCGGGCGCTGGCCGACACGGAGTTCCTCGCGCGCGAGCTGGTGTCGATCCGGCTCGCGTTGGCCGACGTCGTCACCAACCACGATCTCGAGCGGGCGCTCGACCGCATCGCCGCTCGCCTCGCCGACGTCCAGCGGGAGACGGCCGAGCGGTAG
- a CDS encoding ATP-dependent DNA ligase, with amino-acid sequence MVRGYCSSVPRDAIDVEVDGRTLTVSNPSKVFFSARGETKLDLVEYYIAVGAGALVGVRERPTVLKRFPNGAEGEFFFQKRVPAKRPEWLETVTVSFPSGRDAEELCPVDVAHLVWAVNLGCLDLNPWPVRRSDVDHPDELRIDLDPQPGVAFDVVRRVAMEARAVLDEHGLVGFPKTSGSRGIHVNVRIEPRWDFYSVRRAALALGREVERRLPELATSKWWKEERGERVFIDYNQNARDRTVASVYSVRNNPEGRVSCPLSWDEVPDVEPSDLTLATVPARVKERGDAGAAIDDHHYSLDPLLELAARDEAGGLGDAPWPPHFAKQRGEPSRVQPSRARKET; translated from the coding sequence ATGGTGCGAGGTTACTGTTCGTCGGTGCCGCGGGACGCAATCGACGTCGAGGTGGACGGCCGCACCCTCACCGTGTCGAACCCCTCGAAGGTGTTCTTCTCGGCGCGCGGTGAGACCAAGCTCGACCTGGTGGAGTACTACATCGCGGTCGGTGCCGGTGCGCTGGTCGGCGTACGCGAGCGCCCGACCGTGCTCAAGCGGTTCCCCAACGGCGCCGAGGGCGAGTTCTTCTTCCAGAAGCGGGTGCCGGCGAAGCGACCGGAATGGCTCGAGACCGTGACCGTCTCGTTCCCCAGCGGGCGCGACGCAGAGGAGCTCTGCCCCGTCGACGTCGCCCACCTCGTCTGGGCGGTGAACCTCGGCTGCCTCGACCTCAACCCGTGGCCCGTGCGGCGATCCGACGTCGACCATCCCGACGAGCTCCGTATCGACCTCGACCCGCAGCCCGGGGTGGCGTTCGACGTGGTGCGTCGCGTCGCGATGGAAGCGCGTGCAGTGCTCGATGAGCACGGGCTGGTCGGCTTCCCGAAGACGTCGGGCTCGCGGGGCATCCACGTCAACGTCCGCATCGAGCCCCGGTGGGACTTCTACAGCGTGCGCCGGGCGGCGCTGGCGCTGGGTCGGGAGGTGGAGCGCCGCCTCCCCGAGCTGGCGACGTCGAAGTGGTGGAAGGAGGAGCGGGGCGAGCGGGTGTTCATCGACTACAACCAGAACGCGCGCGACCGCACGGTCGCATCGGTCTACTCGGTGCGCAACAACCCCGAGGGCCGCGTGTCGTGTCCGCTGTCGTGGGACGAGGTGCCCGACGTCGAGCCGTCAGACCTCACGCTGGCGACGGTGCCGGCGCGCGTGAAGGAGCGGGGCGACGCGGGCGCGGCCATCGACGATCACCATTATTCGCTCGACCCCCTTCTCGAGCTGGCGGCGCGCGACGAGGCCGGAGGGCTGGGCGACGCGCCATGGCCACCCCACTTCGCCAAGCAGCGTGGCGAGCCCAGTCGCGTGCAGCCCAGCCGGGCACGCAAAGAGACGTGA
- a CDS encoding acyl-CoA dehydrogenase, with product MSTTVEPTVAATDRATEQAVAERVDQLLSEHPPKHTHPREFLGHQFDRGLAWVQFPEGQGGLDASPKLQKLVDERLRAAGAPFTAMRNPIGLGMAAPTIVTHGSEDQKRRYLRPLFTSEEIWCQLFSEPGAGSDVAALATRAQRDGDEWIVNGQKVWTTLAHTSRRALLIARTDPDAPKHRGMTYFVLDMHAPGVEVRPLRQITGEAEFNEVYLTEVRIPDAERLGGLGEGWHVALTTLMNERVSIGGAIAPRGGGPIGEAVHLWQQRADKDPVMRDQLTRLWVEAEVNRLTNIRASQLRTRGTPGPEGSTAKLAFAELNQRIFEFCVNLLGPNGMLYGSYEMTRPEEAALSGRDVHKLFLRTRANSIEGGTSEIMRNILGERVLGLPGEPRVDKDVPWSDVPRS from the coding sequence ATGTCCACCACCGTCGAACCCACGGTCGCGGCAACAGATCGCGCGACCGAGCAGGCCGTCGCCGAGCGCGTCGACCAGCTGTTGTCGGAGCACCCGCCCAAGCACACGCACCCGCGCGAGTTCCTCGGCCACCAGTTCGACCGGGGGTTGGCATGGGTGCAGTTCCCCGAGGGCCAGGGCGGCCTCGACGCCAGCCCCAAGCTCCAGAAGCTCGTCGACGAGCGGCTGCGGGCCGCGGGTGCGCCGTTCACCGCGATGCGCAACCCGATCGGGCTCGGCATGGCCGCGCCCACGATCGTCACCCACGGCAGCGAGGACCAGAAGCGGCGCTACCTACGACCGTTGTTCACGAGCGAGGAGATCTGGTGCCAGCTCTTCAGTGAGCCCGGCGCGGGCTCCGACGTGGCCGCGCTCGCGACGCGGGCGCAGCGCGACGGCGACGAGTGGATCGTCAACGGTCAGAAGGTGTGGACCACGCTCGCGCACACGTCGAGGCGCGCCCTGCTCATCGCGCGCACCGATCCCGACGCCCCGAAGCACCGCGGCATGACCTACTTCGTGCTCGACATGCATGCACCGGGCGTCGAGGTGCGGCCGCTGCGCCAGATCACCGGTGAGGCGGAGTTCAACGAGGTCTACCTCACGGAGGTGCGCATCCCCGACGCCGAGCGCCTGGGTGGTCTCGGTGAGGGCTGGCACGTCGCCCTGACCACGCTGATGAACGAGCGCGTGTCGATCGGCGGCGCCATCGCGCCGCGCGGTGGCGGCCCGATCGGCGAGGCGGTGCACCTCTGGCAGCAGCGCGCCGACAAGGACCCCGTCATGCGCGATCAGCTCACCCGGCTCTGGGTCGAGGCCGAGGTCAACCGGCTCACCAACATCCGCGCCTCACAGTTGCGCACCCGCGGCACGCCCGGCCCCGAGGGCTCCACCGCGAAGCTCGCCTTCGCCGAGCTCAACCAGCGCATCTTCGAGTTCTGCGTCAACCTGCTCGGTCCGAACGGGATGCTCTACGGGAGCTACGAGATGACGCGACCCGAAGAAGCCGCGCTCAGCGGACGCGACGTCCACAAGCTCTTCTTGCGAACGCGCGCCAACTCCATCGAGGGCGGCACGTCCGAGATCATGCGCAACATCCTCGGCGAGCGCGTGCTCGGCCTGCCCGGCGAGCCCCGCGTGGACAAGGACGTCCCATGGAGTGACGTCCCCAGGAGCTGA
- a CDS encoding thioesterase family protein, giving the protein MATPLRQAAWRAQSRAAQPGTQRDVTTRFDLDTALTRVDDTTFEGRIARAWWVFRGPNGGYLAAMLLRALVEATADGERAPRSLTVHYLEAPAEGPVRVTTAVERRGRSLSTVTARMTQDGRLVAIAIGALSKAWPAPAYNDAVMPDVPPPERCTEAVRPGEVPPIFTQIETRWAIGARPAFTADAAAHVGGWIRLVEPRRLDAVLATAMMDFWLPSMFNRIGLVAGVPTIDLTVHLRAAPPADAHDDDWYLVTFSSRLSAEGFAEEDGELWSRDGRLLAQSRQLALVLAARA; this is encoded by the coding sequence ATGGCCACCCCACTTCGCCAAGCAGCGTGGCGAGCCCAGTCGCGTGCAGCCCAGCCGGGCACGCAAAGAGACGTGACGACGAGGTTCGACCTCGACACCGCGCTCACGCGGGTCGACGACACCACGTTCGAGGGCCGCATCGCACGCGCCTGGTGGGTCTTCCGCGGGCCCAACGGGGGTTATCTCGCGGCCATGCTCCTTCGGGCGCTCGTCGAGGCGACCGCCGATGGCGAGCGGGCCCCCCGGTCGCTCACCGTGCACTACCTCGAGGCGCCGGCCGAGGGCCCGGTGCGGGTCACCACCGCGGTCGAGCGGCGAGGGAGGTCGCTGTCCACCGTCACCGCGCGCATGACGCAGGACGGCCGGCTCGTCGCGATCGCGATCGGTGCGCTGTCGAAGGCATGGCCGGCGCCGGCGTACAACGACGCGGTGATGCCCGACGTGCCGCCGCCCGAGAGGTGCACCGAGGCCGTGCGTCCCGGCGAGGTGCCCCCGATCTTCACGCAGATCGAGACGAGGTGGGCCATCGGCGCCCGGCCGGCTTTCACGGCTGACGCGGCCGCGCACGTGGGTGGGTGGATCCGCCTCGTCGAGCCGCGGCGGCTCGACGCCGTCCTCGCCACCGCCATGATGGACTTCTGGTTGCCGTCGATGTTCAACCGGATCGGCCTGGTGGCAGGCGTGCCGACCATCGACCTGACCGTGCACCTGCGGGCCGCGCCTCCCGCGGACGCGCACGACGACGACTGGTACCTGGTGACCTTTTCCAGCCGCCTTTCCGCCGAGGGCTTCGCCGAGGAGGACGGCGAGCTCTGGTCGCGCGACGGTCGACTGCTTGCGCAGTCGCGCCAGCTCGCGCTCGTCCTGGCCGCGCGCGCCTGA